From the Vicinamibacterales bacterium genome, the window ACGACCCGATTGGACCTCGATGCCCGAGCCACGACTTATCCCGCTGGGTCAGTCGTAAACCTGGCCATGATCGGTCGGTCAGGCGCAGTTCGCTCGCAGCCTCACGCGTGCGCGGCGATCCACAGGCTCATCATTGAAGGGTGGGACCATTCATCACACCCCAGACATGGGGCGACGTCAACCAATCCGGCGGCAGCGCATCAACGGGCGATGGCTGCCGATAGCGGACGTCCGGTCGCCGAAGGCAATGACACCCCGAGCCACGCGGCAAGGGTGGGGGCCACGTCGAGGTTGGAGATCACGCCGAGCGTCGCGCCTTTCCGTACGCCCGCGCCGGAGGCGATGAACACGGCGCGCATGTCCGGATCGGTATTGAGGTAACCGTGTGCGCCGATGTTCGCGCCGGCGGGCACGGTCTCGATCGCCGGGCCGTCGATACCATCGACGAAGGCCACGCCTTCGCGCGCCGCGACGACGACTTCGGCCATCCGCGGCTGCACGTCTGGTGATGGAAACCCGGCGGCCGCGAACTCCGATGGCGTCAGGACGGTGCCGACGCCAGCGGTGCCCTCGAACGCGGCCTTCACCGCCGTGATCGTCGCGGCCTTGTCCACGCTGTCGGTGACGTAAATCATCGCCGTGCCGCCTTCGGCAATTGCCCAGGCGCGGCTGCCGAGACCCTTTTCCTTCAGGACGACGTTCGCGCGAACGCGCTGCTTGAACGTCTTGAAGCCGTGATCCGACACGATCACGAACGTCGTCTGGGCCAGCAGTCCGGCCTGTCGCGCGGCGTCGACCACGCGCGCGACGCGCGCATCGGCGAGCGCGATGGCCGTCTGCGCGCCAAGCGATCGCGCGCCGGCCTGGTGCTGCATGCTGTCGGTCGTCAGCAGATGCAGCAACAGCAGATTCGGCCGGTGGTGTGCGATCAGGAACTCGGCGGCCCGGGTCCAGATTTCATCGCGGAACGTGATCGGCGCCCTGGCAAACAGATCGAGATCGAGGTCGGTAATCGCGCCGGCCGCGACCATCTCGCGCGCCAGCGGCGCCTGCGGTTTACTGTACTCGGAGAAGGCCCAGGTGATCGTCGGTGCGTTCTCGATTGCCACCCAGTCGATCTCAGCGGTCGTCAGGCCCGCAGCGTGGGCCGCGTCATAGACCGTCGGCGCCTGGACCAGTTGCGGCTTGTCGACGTGCGCCTCGATACGGACCGGCGCATCGGTCGACCCGGCGGCCGCGCGGACGGGCAATCCGTTGTAGAGCAATCCGTGGCGTTCCGGCGGGACGCCCGTGACGAGCGTGGTGTGATTAGGCCAGGTCACCGTCGGATTGACGGGAATCATGGCCTCAGCCATCACCCCGTCACGCGCCAGCGCCCGAAGCGTCGGCAACGGAATCGCCGGATCGGCGAGGGCGTAGGCCGCCAGTCCGTCGATGCTGATCACGACGACGTGACGATCGACCGGCGGGGCCTGGACGACGAGGGCCACGAACGCGGCCGCAAGAGCGAGTCTCATGGTCGCCGATTCTACAGGGTCTCCTGCGACGTCCGGGTCGCGCCCAGCGTGACGAGAAGCTCGTCCAGTTGGTCGAATGTCTCGCCCATCGCATCCGCCGCCCCGGTGCCGGCCGCGTCGAGAGCTTCCTTCGAGGGATAGAGCTCGCGCATCACCAGCAGCGTCGTGCCACCTTTTTCCTCGAAGGTCACTGTGGTGACGGGCCCATCGTCACCGCCTTCGTCATTGGTCCAGACGAGGCGCGAGTGCGGTGTCACTTCGACATACCGACCGAAGAACTCGGCAGCGTTCGAGGCATCGTGACCGAACACCAAACGGTAGCCGCCCCCGACGCGAACATCCATCTCGCAGGAACGCAAGAACATCCCCAACGACTTCGGTACCCACCACTGCTTGAACAGCTCGGGCTTGGTCCACGCCTCGAACACGATGCGCGCCGGACCGTTGAACGTTCGGGTGACGACGAGCTCACGCTCGGACTTCCGTTCGACAGTCGTGCGGTTCTTCACCGGTGTGGCCTCATTCTCTCTTCTTACGTCCATCGCCCTTCTTCTTCCGTTTCAATTCCTCGACAATCTTGTCCAACTCGTCGAAGCGCGCGTCCCACAGCCGGCGATGCCTCTCGATCCAGGCCGTCTCTTCCTCCAGTCGGCGCGGGCCGAGCGTGCAGGTCCGCACGCGCCCGACCTTCTCCGTGGCGACGAGCCCGGCTTCCTCCAACACGCCAACGTGCTTCTTCATGCCCGTGAGGGTCATATGGAACTTCTCGGCAAGGTCTGTGATCGACGCGTCGGAACGTCCGAGCTGCTCCAGAACGCCCCGTCGAGTGGCATCTGAGAGCGCGGCGAACGAGTCGTCAAGACGGCCTTGCGAATAGTGAACCATTGTGTTCAGTATACACGCAACGAGGGCGAACTGAGGGGCTCCGGGTTTTTCAGGCCAAACGCTGGGTGAGTCTGCGGCATAATCCGGCCCAGACGGGCCAGGAGGCGTGCCGTGAAGAAACGGTTCTCGCCGTGTTGCAGCAGGCGGCCCAGGGCGTACCGGGGATCTGTGCCGCAAGGTGGGGATCTCCGAGCAGAGCTTCTACCGCTGGAAAAAGGTCTACGGCAGCGTGCAGCCCAGTGAAGCGCGCGAGCTGAAGCAGCTCCGCGACGAGGTGACGAAGCTGAAGCGCCTGGTCGCCGACTTGTCGCTCGACAAGGTCATGCTGCAGGACGTGATCCAAGAAAAGTTCTAAAACCCGTCAAGCAGAAAGACGTGATGCGGTACTTGACGGGGCACTACGCCATCAGCGCACGCCGGGCGTGCGGCGTGATCCGCGCGACGCGGTCGACCGCGTACTACAAGAGTCGTCGCAACCCGCTGACCGCTCTCCGGGCGCGCATGCGAGAGCTCGCGCAGACGCGTGTCCGATTCGGCTACCGGCGTCTCCGCATCCTCCTCCACCGAGAAGGCTGGGAGGTCGGCAAAGAGCCCTTTTACCGGGTGTACACCGAGG encodes:
- a CDS encoding ectonucleotide pyrophosphatase/phosphodiesterase, producing MRLALAAAFVALVVQAPPVDRHVVVISIDGLAAYALADPAIPLPTLRALARDGVMAEAMIPVNPTVTWPNHTTLVTGVPPERHGLLYNGLPVRAAAGSTDAPVRIEAHVDKPQLVQAPTVYDAAHAAGLTTAEIDWVAIENAPTITWAFSEYSKPQAPLAREMVAAGAITDLDLDLFARAPITFRDEIWTRAAEFLIAHHRPNLLLLHLLTTDSMQHQAGARSLGAQTAIALADARVARVVDAARQAGLLAQTTFVIVSDHGFKTFKQRVRANVVLKEKGLGSRAWAIAEGGTAMIYVTDSVDKAATITAVKAAFEGTAGVGTVLTPSEFAAAGFPSPDVQPRMAEVVVAAREGVAFVDGIDGPAIETVPAGANIGAHGYLNTDPDMRAVFIASGAGVRKGATLGVISNLDVAPTLAAWLGVSLPSATGRPLSAAIAR
- a CDS encoding SRPBCC family protein produces the protein MKNRTTVERKSERELVVTRTFNGPARIVFEAWTKPELFKQWWVPKSLGMFLRSCEMDVRVGGGYRLVFGHDASNAAEFFGRYVEVTPHSRLVWTNDEGGDDGPVTTVTFEEKGGTTLLVMRELYPSKEALDAAGTGAADAMGETFDQLDELLVTLGATRTSQETL
- a CDS encoding metalloregulator ArsR/SmtB family transcription factor: MVHYSQGRLDDSFAALSDATRRGVLEQLGRSDASITDLAEKFHMTLTGMKKHVGVLEEAGLVATEKVGRVRTCTLGPRRLEEETAWIERHRRLWDARFDELDKIVEELKRKKKGDGRKKRE
- a CDS encoding transposase; translation: MCRKVGISEQSFYRWKKVYGSVQPSEARELKQLRDEVTKLKRLVADLSLDKVMLQDVIQEKF
- a CDS encoding IS3 family transposase, translating into MRYLTGHYAISARRACGVIRATRSTAYYKSRRNPLTALRARMRELAQTRVRFGYRRLRILLHREGWEVGKEPFYRVYTEEGLALRRQRP